In Rosa chinensis cultivar Old Blush chromosome 1, RchiOBHm-V2, whole genome shotgun sequence, a genomic segment contains:
- the LOC112182250 gene encoding protein BRI1-5 ENHANCED 1 — protein sequence MEEVRGTVCVTGGTGYIASWLILRLLQHGYSVRATIRSNPAEGKRDISYLTSLPGAQEKLQIFHADLNNPETFNDAIQGCTGVFHLAHPMDVEGKEPEETVTKRALEGTLGILKACLCCKTVRRVVYTSSLATILYNSKRLEETDENTWSEVDVCRSNKLVSSSYLVSKTLVERSALEFAVRNGLDLVTVVLPIVVGPFVCPNVPASVYMGMAPIFGDQEQCKYLVSTYMVHIDDVASAHIFLLEHANAKGRYICSSIQTTIHELYEFLCARYPEFHISIPDQLMEIKGYKGTNVSSTKLLNTGFKFKCGLGEMFDGSIQSCKEKGFL from the exons ATGGAAGAAGTCAGAGGCACAGTTTGTGTAACTGGTGGAACAGGATATATAGCCTCATGGCTGATTCTGAGGCTGCTTCAGCATGGTTACTCGGTTCGAGCCACCATTAGATCCAACCCTGCTG AAGGCAAGAGAGATATCAGCTACCTGACAAGCCTTCCAGGAGCACAAGAGAAACTCCAAATCTTCCATGCAGATCTCAACAACCCCGAGACCTTCAACGACGCCATCCAAGGCTGCACCGGTGTCTTCCACCTTGCTCACCCCATGGACGTTGAAGGCAAAGAACCCGAGGAAACCGTTACCAAACGAGCCCTGGAAGGAACACTAGGCATTTTGAAGGCATGCCTATGTTGCAAGACCGTGAGACGAGTGGTTTACACATCCAGTCTGGCCACAATATTGTACAACAGCAAGCGTCTTGAAGAAACTGATGAAAACACATGGAGTGAGGTTGATGTATGCAGAAGTAACAAGCTTGTGAGCTCTTCTTACTTGGTTTCCAAGACTCTGGTGGAGAGGTCAGCCCTGGAATTTGCAGTGAGGAATGGTTTGGATCTTGTCACTGTGGTTTTGCCTATAGTAGTTGGACCCTTCGTTTGTCCAAATGTTCCTGCTTCCGTGTACATGGGCATGGCTCCCATTTTTG GTGACCAAGAGCAATGTAAATATCTTGTTAGCACATATATGGTGCACATAGATGATGTGGCGAGTGCCCATATCTTCCTTCTTGAACATGCTAATGCAAAAGGGAGGTACATTTGTTCGTCGATCCAAACAACGATTCATGAGTTATATGAGTTTCTTTGCGCAAGATACCCAGAATTTCATATATCAATACCAGA TCAGTTAATGGAGATTAAAGGTTACAAAGGAACTAATGTGTCATCAACGAAACTGTTGAATACTGGCTTCAAATTTAAATGCGGCCTTGGGGAAATGTTTGATGGCTCTATTCAATCTTGCAAAGAGAAGGGTTTTCTATAA
- the LOC112182421 gene encoding vestitone reductase: MEEEKGPVCVTDGTGFIGSWLVMKLLQNGYTVRTTVRPDPECKRDISYLTSLPRASEKLHIFNGDLNQPESFNVAIEGCTGVFHVAHPMPNKELDEASVTKQSVEGTLGILKACLNAKTVKKVVYTSSAATVAYSGNNKDMADESSWSDIEYHRSLGLFRSSSYVAAKTKTEQAVLEFAEKNGLELVTLIPPFVLGGFICKDLPGSVELILSMILGKADNFTQLHKLSLVHVDDLVSAHIFLFENSNAKGRYICSSTPTSIDEMYRFLYAKYPEFRIPTTQSLKEAYKICGFSSKKLLNTGFTFKHGLDDILTGAFQSCREKGFLERFFGKMDT; this comes from the exons aTGGAAGAGGAAAAGGGTCCAGTTTGTGTAACGGATGGAACTGGATTCATCGGTTCATGGCTGGTTATGAAGCTTCTGCAAAATGGTTACACTGTTCGAACTACTGTTAGACCTGATCCAG AATGCAAGAGAGACATCAGCTACCTCACAAGCCTGCCTAGAGCATCGGAGAAGCTTCACATCTTCAATGGGGATCTGAACCAACCTGAAAGTTTTAATGTAGCAATTGAAGGATGCACCGGGGTCTTCCATGTTGCTCATCCTATGCCTAACAAAGAACTTGATGAAGCATCGGTAACCAAACAATCTGTAGAAGGTACCCTAGGCATATTGAAAGCTTGCCTAAATGCCAAGACTGTGAAAAAGGTTGTTTACACTTCTAGTGCAGCAACTGTTGCTTATAGTGGCAACAACAAAGACATGGCGGATGAGAGTTCATGGAGTGATATAGAGTACCATAGGTCTCTTGGATTATTTAGGAGTTCATCGTATGTGGCTGCAAAGACCAAAACAGAGCAAGCGGTACTGGAATTTGCAGAAAAAAATGGATTAGAACTTGTGACTTTGATCCCTCCATTCGTCCTTGGTGGTTTCATCTGCAAAGATCTACCTGGTTCAGTGGAATTGATCTTATCCATGATATTAG GAAAAGCAGATAACTTTACACAACTTCACAAGCTAAGTTTGGTACATGTAGATGATTTGGTTAGTGCGCAtatctttctttttgaaaattCTAATGCCAAAGGGAGGTACATTTGCTCTTCAACTCCAACATCAATAGACGAAATGTACCGATTTCTTTATGCAAAATACCCTGAATTTCGCATACCCACAACTCA ATCACTGAAAGAAGCTTACAAAATTTGTGGTTTCTCATCGAAGAAGCTCCTGAATACTGGATTCACATTTAAGCATGGCCTCGATGACATATTGACTGGAGCATTTCAATCTTGCAGAGAAAAGGGTTTTCTAGAAAGGTTCTTTGGCAAAATGGACACATGA